One Aegilops tauschii subsp. strangulata cultivar AL8/78 chromosome 7, Aet v6.0, whole genome shotgun sequence genomic window carries:
- the LOC109765631 gene encoding 26.2 kDa heat shock protein, mitochondrial has product MAPAVACKGAAPAALLKSGAPVAFCAPHSPDVYAARRPYNTQVKEVNRYDDDDNDYSGRDLVIPSFLSQDVLDPLGAPTGMARLLSLMEDVATQTGLSTTAGASRLGRWVAKEDDDAVYLKVPMPGLTKEHVTVRADKNILVIKGEGEKQTWDGDDDSAVPRYNRRIEMPADAYKLDKIKAEMKNGVLWVTLLKVKEDERKDVFHVKVE; this is encoded by the exons ATGGCTCCCGCCGTCGCTTGCAAGGGTGCCGCGCCGGCCGCCCTCCTCAAGTCCGGTGCTCCCGTGGCCTTCTGCGCGCCCCACTCCCCCGACGTctacgccgcccgccgcccgtaCAACACCCAGGTCAAGGAGGTCAACCGCtacgacgacgacgacaacgactaCAGCGGCCGCGACCTCGTCATCCCCAGCTTCCTCTCGCAGG ACGTGCTCGACCCGCTCGGCGCGCCGACCGGCATGGCCCGTCTGCTGTCTCTGATGGAGGACGTCGCAACTCAGACCGGCCTCTCCACCACTGCCGGGGCGTCGCGGCTCGGTCGCTGGGTGGCCAAGGAGGACGACGACGCGGTGTACCTCAAGGTGCCGATGCCCGGGCTGACCAAGGAGCACGTGACGGTGCGCGCCGACAAGAACATCCTGGTGATCAAGGGCGAGGGCGAGAAGCAGACCTGGGACGGCGACGACGACTCCGCGGTGCCGAGGTACAACCGCCGCATCGAGATGCCCGCTGACGCGTACAAGTTGGACAAGATCAAGGCCGAGATGAAGAATGGCGTGCTCTGGGTGACCCTGCTCAAGGTGAAGGAGGACGAGCGCAAGGACGTGTTCCACGTCAAGGTCGAGTAG